GCTGCCCTCAGGTTTACGCGGAGGTTGCTGTTGCTGCTGATACTGGCTGTTAGCCTGTTGCTGTGCTTTGTTAAGGATACTTTTAAAAAACATAGGCAACAGCAAACGCGCTATCAAACGAACGGCGTACAATACTGCAATGGCTATGAATAAGAAACGTAATAATCCCATGAGAATTAATATTGGCGTACAAATATAATTTAATAACGCTAAAAATGTTTGGTTATGATTGAAGGCAGGTTTTTGACATTGCAGTGAGTTTATGCTCTTTTGTAAACGACACTATACTTCTTTCTCGAAAAGCTGCTTTGTACTTTTCCTTTATAGATGATTCCGTGTGAAGATACGTCATAGACCCGCCCACTTTTAAAAAACAATTTTAAAGGATAAAGCCGATAATTTTGAGGTTGGATATTGTGTAAGTCGGTAGCCTTGATGGTATCAGAAGCTGCGATCAATTTTAAAAAGATAGTATCATTTTTCACTGACCATTTTCCCGATGACCAACGATACGCCATGTGAACGTGGCGACTATATGAGTAGGAGGAATCGGCACGAATTTCTATTTTCTCGCCAATCTGATTTTTATATATCCCGATGTATTTTTTGTTTGTTTGCCCGCTGGCTATATTGCCAAATAACATTAGCATACACATACTAACCAAAGGCCAACTACCCATATTAATCTTTTGTGTAATAAGTGTATTTTCTAATCCCAGTTGCATTATTCAAACTTTTCCTTTTGAAAGGATTTCCTTTAAGATCAATCGTATACAATCGTCCTTGTGAAATATATAGCTTTTGTGGATTTGGTAGATAATTTTGCCGTTTACCGGTATTTGCTGTTACAGTCCCATCATATCTTTCCTGCATTTTCGGTATAGGTTCATCGGCCTTCGCCTTATCATAATGCATAAAGGCTCCGTTTTTATTATAAACCTTTACGGTATCATAAACCGGTATCATTGTTAGGAAAATGGTATCATTATTTACCGACCACTTGCCAGATGACCAGGTTGAAATCATATCAAACCGATAAGTATATAAAAAGGTTGAATCAGATCTAAGCTCTATCTTGCTACCATGCCCATCGTTATAAATACCATTATACACTTTAGATGATTGTGCTTTAGCAAAACTCACTATCAACACCAATGCAATTATCAATGACCAACGCCTAATGACCACTGGCTATTTCCCCCCAAACCTTTCTTCCATCATTTTCTCCAGGGCGAACATTTCGTCGCGCAGCTTGGCGGCTAATAAAAAGTCCATGTTCTTGGCGGCGGCAAGCATGTCCTTGCGGGTATTGTCGATTGATTTTTTAAGATCGGGCTTGCTCATGTATTGTACTATCGGGTCGGCAGCCAGGCTAACGGTGTCCTGTTCCACATAAGCTTTCTGCACCCCACCCTTAAAGTCGACCACCGAAGTTTGCTCAATAATGGCTTCTTTTGATTTACCTACCGTGCGCGGTACAATACCATGCTCTGTGTTATAGGCTATTTGCTTTTCGCGGCGGCGATTGGTTTCATCCATTGTGATCTGCATGGAGTCGGTAATGGTATCGGCATACATAATTACCCGGCCACGGTCATTACGCGCGGCACGGCCAATGGTTTGTATCAGCGAACGCTCCGATCGCAGGAAACCTTCCTTATCCGCATCCAGAATAGCCACCAACGATACTTCGGGTAAATCCAAACCCTCACGCAATAAGTTGATACCGATCAATACATCAAACTCACCCAGGCGCAGGCCGCGAAGTATTTCCACGCGTTCAAGCGTTTTAACTTCGGAGTGTATATAGCGGCATTTGATGCCGAGTTTATCCATGTATTTTGCCAATTCCTCGGCCATGCGTTTGGTAAGCGTGGTAACCAGCACACGGTCGCCTTTCTTTATGGTTTGATCAACTTCTTCCAGCAGATCATCCACCTGGTTGATGATCGGGCGTATATCAATCACCGGGTCAAGCAAACCTGTCGGGCGTATCACCTGCTCCACCACCACGCCTTCCGATTTTTCGAGTTCGTAATCGCCCGGCGTAGCGCTTACATATATGGTCTGTGGTGCCAATCTTTCAAACTCCTGGAAGTTTAGCGGACGGTTATCCATGGCCGCAGGCAGGCGGAAGCCATAATCAACAAGCGATACTTTACGCGAACGGTCACCACCATACATGGCACGTATCTGCGGTACGGTAACGTGGCTTTCATCGATCACCATCAGGTAATCATCCGGAAAATAATCCAGCAAGCAGAATGGCCTTGCACCGGGCTGGCGGCCATCAAAAAAGCGCGAATAATTCTCGATACCTGAGCAGTAACCCAGCTCACGTATCATCTCCAGGTCGTAATTCACCCTTTCCTCGAGGCGCTTTGCCTCTAAAAAGCGACCATCATCTATAAACTGTTTCTTACGGGTTTCAAGTTCCTCCTGTATGGCCCATACCGATTGCTGAAAGCGTTCGCGCGGGGCAACGTACAGGTTGGCTGGGTACAATACCATGTGCGTCATCTTCTCGATGGTTTTCCCGGTGGTGATATCAAAAGTACTTAACTCCTCAATATCATCCCCGAAAAACGAAACACGATAAGCATGATCCATATAGGCCGGAAAAATATCAACCACATCACCCTTTACCCTGAAGGTACCACGCTTAAAATCGGCCGTGGTGCGGGCATACAATATTTCTACCAAACGATGCAAAAACGCATTACGACTGATGCGCGTACCCACCGCGAACTTAAATACTGAATTGGCAAAATCCTCCGGGTTACCCATACCGTAAATGCACGATATGGATGATACCACAATCACATCCCGCCTGCCCGACATTAAGGCCGAGGTAGTGCGCAGACGCAGCTTCTCGATCTCGTCGTTTATCTGCAGATCCTTTTCTATATAAGTATTTGTTGTGGGAATAAACGCTTCCGGCTGATAGTAATCATAATACGATACGAAGTAGTTCACCGCGTTTTCGGGAAAGAACTGCTTAAACTCGCCGTACAATTGCGCGGCAAGGGTTTTATTGTGGCTCAATATCAGCGTAGGGCGTTGCGTTTGGGCGATAACATTGGCTACGGTAAACGTTTTACCCGAACCGGTAACACCCAGCAGGGTTTGGTACTGATCGCCGTTGTTAACACCTTCAACCAGTTGTTTTATAGCTGTAGGCTGATCGCCCGTAGGTTGATATTCAGAGGTAAGTTTAAAATCCATCTATAACAAAAATACGAATAAGTTTAACAGCAAAAAGGCGGGGATGTTGCGTGGAGCCACAATAACCTTAAAACTTACATTGACTACACATTAACAAACAGTTGTTGGAAAATCCAACCACAAATAACTGAAACCCAATTAGCAATCACGCCGTTTAACCAGTAACCAATTTACAAACTATACCTATCTATCTTATGAAAAAAGCTTTAAACCTCATGCTCATGCTATGGGCAAGCGCCACTATTCTTCTTTCCGGATGTAAGAAACAAGAGGCGCCGGTAACCAATCAATCAAACCCTGGTCCGGGCAAAACCACGCACGCCGCGTCACCAATTTTCACAAACGCGCTGCCCTCTATTGATAATGGCAGCTATTACGACCCCTGGGTTATACACATAGGCGGTTTTTATTACTACTGCGGGTCAGACGGCGGGCGGCTTTACATCACCAAATCCGCCACGCTGCAAAGCCTGTTACAGCAAACCAAAACGTATATTTTTACGCCACCGGCAGGTACCGGCTACTCATCAAACCTGTGGGCGCCCGAGTTGCATTATCGCGGTGGCCGCTGGTATGTTTACTTTGCCGCCGATAACGGCAATAACGATAATCACCGCATGTATGTGCTTGAGGGCGGCACCAATGCCAGCGACCCGCTGGCGGGTGGTTACGCCTATAAAGCCAAACTTACCCCAACTACCGACCGCTGGGCTATTGACGGCCACCCCTTTGATTATAACGGCGAGCAATATTTTGTATGGTCGGGCTGGGAAGGTACCACCAACGTTTCGCAATACCTGTACATCGCTAAAATGAGCAACCCCTATACCATAAGTGGCGAGCGGGTTGAAATATCGCGCCCGGATTATGCCTGGGAAAAGGTAGGCACACCAACCGTGAACGAAGGGCCTACTTCGCTCATCAGCGGCAGCACCGTAAATATTATTTACTCAGCCAGCGGCAGCTGGACCAACGACTATTGCCTGGGCCGCATTACCTGCACCAACGGCAATCTGATGGCCAAATCATCATGGGTAAAACAATCAACCGCGGCATTTTCGCGCTTTGGCAACGTATACGGGCCGGGCCATGCCTCGTTTGTAAAATCGCCCGACAATATTCAGTGGTGGATTGTTTACCACTCCGCCAATTCAGACGGCTCGGGTTGGGACAGGCGTGTTATGGCACAGCAATTTTCATGGGATGGAGATATCCCCTACTTCGGCATTCCGATTGAAAAAGGTATACCTATTCCGTCGCCGTCTATAGGTTCGGCGTACGCCATGCCTATTGCTAACGGCACTTATCGCATTAAATCAAAAGTAACCTCGCAATGTGTTGATGTACCCAGCGGCAGCAATACCCCGGGATTGCAAATACAGCAATACACGGATAACGGCAACATCGCACAGAAATGGGTATTTACCAGCCTGGGGAATGGCTATTACAAGATCAAATCGGCCGCATCCAACCTGTGCCTTGATAATGCCGGCGGATCGTTATCGGCAGGCAACATCATGATACAATGGACAGATAACAACAACATAGCCCAGCAATGGCGTGTGCAGGATATGGGCAACGGCTACTTTAAGCTCATCAATCGCCGCAGCCTGTTTGCGCTTAATGTACCGCAAAGTAACCAAACGCCCGGCACCAAGCTGGAACAATGGTTTGAAAATCAGTACGACGCCGAATTGTGGCAGATAATACCGTAACCCACCTGATTGACGTATAATACGAAAGCCTTTCGCATTAGCAGAAAGGCTTTCGTATTATACGTCGATATTTGAGAACATAAACCATCACAAATTATACTTAACCTACTTTAAGCCGCTCTTCCGGGTTAAGCAAGCCTTTAAGCAGCAGATAATTTCTCAACAACTCCGCGAAGGTACTTTCAGTCATCACCAGGCGTACTTCTAACGATAGGCCGAGGATGTTGCATACAATTTCATCAACACGCATTCCGCCGCGTTCATCAATCGTTTCAAGGCATTGGCCATAGCATTTTTTAGCCCGCTCTTCGTTCAATAATTCATTCGGGATAAAGTCAGGCAGATTATACGTTTCCTTCTTATCGCTCCATTGTACTCTCATTGGGTAATGTTGTTTGCATACATACAACCTAAAACCCTGCCAGCTTTAATTAAAGTGAATTATCAGCGCAATAAGCAAACCTGCATAATTGCGCTTGCTCAAAACGGGGAAGCAAATACACTACATTGCGATACAACCCCAGTGTTTAACCTCAAATTCCCCAAACATTCCTCAACCTTAGCTTAATATGCGTTTGGTACAGGTGTTGCATTAGCTTAATCACATTAAAAACAGTTGGTATGTTAGCTTTAATTTCAGTTTTGGTAATAGCGAATGTGCTGGTGCTTCTGTCAAAGAATCACGTACCGGAGAAAGAGATTTAGAAGTTGGTTTGTGAGGTGGGCCAGCAGGTAGGTTTTATTGCCTACCTGCTTTTTGCTTTATTATTTTGATACCGTTAACCGTTGCATATGGTAGATATTTAGAAGCACGGTTATTATACGATATGACAACCCCTATTAAACGCAAAGAGCCGCATTACAGCGGCTTTTGTGTTTTAAATTAATCCTCGCAATATGTATACGCAAGCCTTTTTTAATGGCTGTAGAAATACAAAATTTGCTTGGCCGGGACAATGCCTTTACATCATAATGAGAGGATATGCAGCAACATTGATACAATACGGAGATGCAACGCTTGTGCATTTATCTATTTTTACGGGCTGAAATATTGCTAATCCCCCGATTAATACATGAACAATATTACCCTGAGCTCCAAACCGCATTATCCTATACTGGACGGCTTACGCGGTGTGGCGGCAATTATCGTAGTTACCTTTCACCTGGCCGAGCCGCTGGGCACGGGTCATCTGGATATTATAGTTAACCACGGCTACCTGGCTGTCGATTTCTTTTTCCTGCTATCCGGGTTTGTAATCGGCTATGCATACGATGATCGCTGGCCTAAAATGACGTTCGGTATTTTTTTCAGGCTCCGTGTAGAGCGTCTTCAGCCACTCGTAATATTGGGCATGACTTTGGGCGCTATCGGCTTTTATTTTACAGATTCAACGCTCTGGCCATTGATCCACACGGTACCGATTTGGAGAATGCTGCTGGTGATGCTTATTGGTTACACTATATTGCCCATCCCGCTATCAATGGATATACGCGGCTGGCAGGAAATGCATCCATTGAACAGCGTTGGCTGGTCGTTGTTTTTCGAATACATAGCCAATATTTTATATGGCTTATGGATCAGGAAATTTTCAAATACGGCATTAAGCGTCCTGGTCGCGATATCTGCTATTGCGCTTGCGCAACTTGCCATATCCTACGGCGATGTAAGCGGCGGCTGGACTTTGAACACAGAACAGGTACGCATAGGCCTTACCCGAACCATGTACCCTTTTTTCGCGGGCCTGCTGCTGTCGCGCGTTGCCAAGCCAACGCATATCAAACACGCCTTTCTTTTATGCAGTATACTGGTAGCCGCCGCGCTTTACATGCCACGTATTGGCGGTGCCGAACACCTGTGGAGGAACGGGCTTTATGAATCATTTTGTATTATTATACTTTTCCCGCTGATTGTTTACCTCGGAGCCAGCGGCGTTGTGCAAACGCAGGCCGAGCGTAAAATATGCCGGTTTTTGGGCGATATATCCTACCCGTTATACCTGGTGCATTACCCGCTGGTATATTTCTATGTGGCCTGGATAAGCAACAATAAAGGCGTAACCGTAGCACAGGCCTGGCCTTATGCACTGGCTATATTGGTAGGCGCCATTATTTTGGCTTATATCGCTTTGAAATGGTACGATGAACCGGTACGGAGATGGTTGAGGAGTAAACGGCAGACTATTTAAACTATAGCTGCTTTTCTTTACGCATCATACTTAAAAACGCCGGCGTAATGCCCAGGTAAGCCGCTATTTGCTTTTGCGCGATGCGGCTTTCCAGGCCGGGATAGCGTTTCCGGAACTCCAGATAGCGTTGCTCGGCCGTTTTAGACAGGTTGGATGTGATACGCTTCTGGTACAGATCGAAACCGTTTTGAATAAGAGTACGAAAGAAGCGCTCGAACTTTGGAATTTCAGCAAACAGTTCTTCCAACCGGGATAATGATATATAATATACCTCGCTGTCTTCCAATGCCTGTATGGCATTAACTGTCGGTTTTTGCTTAAAAAAACTTACAATATCGCAAGCCCACCAGTTTTCAGGATAAAAGCCAATATTGTGTTCCTGGCCCTCCTTATCCGTATAAAACATGCGCAGGCAACCACTTTTCACAAAATAAAGATGCCGGTCTGTTTCGCCGGGCTGCAATAGTAAAGTACGCCTGGCTAAATTCTTTTGCTCAAATAAAGCAAGCACGCGCTTCTCTTCATCAGCAGAGAGCGCTATGTGCATAGCAAAATTTGATAGTATCAACTGATGCATAGACCAAGGTAAGCATTTACAGCTCGAATGGTGTAGTCATGTACAAACGCAGTTCGGCTGTGGCCTCAAGGCGGTGCGGATTGGCGATTTGCTGATATGCCTCGCTTTCAGCGATTGTTTTAAACGCCTGCGCGCTGGGATATTCTACCAGTAAAATAGCATCCCAGGTTTCGGTTTCCGGCGCCAGTATATTGGCTACCACATTACTCAACAACCGGGGCTTTACATTTTTAATGCCCAGTTGTTCAGTTACTTTTTGGAAGGCCGGGAGATAAACCTCGAAATAATGCGCCCTATCTTTAAACTTTAACATATTCAGCATCAGCACAGGTCCTTGCACATTTTCAAAATCAGGTAGTTTCATAGTGTATGTTTTATGATGAATAAAATATCAGCAAAGTGGATATCTTTTTGTACACCACAAAAATCTGCAGCGGGCACCGCAAAAAAGTTCAACTGGTTGAAGATTTTAAAATAGTAATAGACCTCCTACAATATTCGACAGAAAAAGGGAAAAGTTATATTAAACCTTTCCCTTGTTAACAGGCGGAAAACATGCTTTTATCCCGTCACCCTAAAAGAGTCTATTAGATTATTTTTTAACCCCAAATGAAATTGCAGCACTATCGGGCTTCCGGTGAAAGTGCCCGAGACTTCTGCCGTCAGTGTTCCCTCCGATCCAACCTCCTCATAATTTAGCGGCTTGGTAACAGTTTGATATTTCTCATTCGCATCTTCAATCCATTGGCGAATTTCTTCTTTGCCTGTGTAGGTCTTGCCTTCGTCATGAACAATAGCCGTATCCATGAAACATTCCACAAAAGCCTTACTATCAAAATTATTTTGCGTTGCTACAAAACGCTCTATCAGTTTAGGTAATTCCATAATATCGTATATTGATTTTAAATTGTTGGTATTGTTCCTCCGTCAATAATAAATTCAGTACCACTCAGGTAATTGGCTCTCGGCGAGGCCAGAAAGCCGACGAGTTCCGCCACTTCTTCAGGTTCGGCAGGCCTTCCGGCAGGTATCCCACCCAGGGCTGTTATAACACTTTGTTCGGCCTCTTCAATGCTGCTATTTGAACTTTTCGCTATCCGTTCTAAAAAGTATTTCACATTTTCAGTCTTGATCCAACCTGGCGAAACGGTTAATACGCGCACCCCTTTAGCTGTCACTTCTTTCGATAGCCCTTTACTATAATTTATGAGACCGGCCTTTGCAGCCGCATACGGTAGCGTTGCATCATATAAAGGAAGACTTCCCTGAATAGAGGCGATATGAATGATTACGCCATTACCGCGCTCAATCATTTGGGGTAGAAAAGCCCTGTCTAACCTTACCGGTGCAAATAAGTTCGTGTTGATGGCGCTTTCCCAATGCTCATCATTCAACACTGCGAAACCGCCAGCGGGCGTTTCAGATGCACCAAGGTTATTAATTAAAATGTCCAGCCGTCCATACTTATCCAAAATGGCATTGGCTACCGAGTCTGCAGTACCGCGCAGGCTAAGGTCGGCCGGGATAAAGTGCATGTCAGGGTCTTCCTGATCGGGCTTGTTTCTGGCTGCTATTACCACTATTGCGCCCGCCGCTTTTAAACGCCCGGCTATTGCTTTACCGGCACCCTTTGTGCCACCTGTTACCAGGGCTATTTTACCCGATAATTCGTTACTGTAATTGATTTGCTCTTTCATAAATGTTGTGATCTTTATGCAAATCTCAGCAGTATATCGATACCATACAATTACGGACTTACGAATCAAATAGGGATAAATTTGTCCGTATTGCTCACTTATTGAACCCGATGTATATTTGTAATTATGTACATAAAAAAGATTGCGCCGTCTCTTAATTGCGGCCTTGACCTGGTTGGTGAAGTTTTGTACGGCAAATGGAAAATTCGCATCCTGTGGTTCATATATCAGGGTCACTTAAGGCCAAGCGAATTACAGCGTAAGATACCCGACGCAACCAGACGGGTACTAAACGTGCAGTTAAAAGAGCTTGAGGATCATGAATTAGTGACGCGAACCATCTATCCGGTAATGCCCCCAAAAGTAGAATACAACTTGACTGAATTTGGAAAAACGCTGATCCCGCTTGTACAATCAATCGGCCTTTGGGGCGACGAACATCAAGAGCGTTTACGCAGGGTCATTTTACAACAAAGCGCATTATTAAATAAACCTGGGATATGAATAAAAAAAATCGGGCAAACTTAAATTAAGTTTGCCCGATTAGGTAGCCCCAATAGGACTAAAATCGAACCGCTTAATGCAAGACTTGCAAGCTTTATCAAATGTCTAATATTGGTTCGAGCCCAGTTTCGGGAGGTTACACACTGAGCAGTAAAAAGATGAAATTGAATCAAATCCATATTGAATGGCAGAGCTATGGATGGTAACTATTATTTATTTTGATCTTTTTCCTTTTTTGAGCTACTGACAATTATTATGTTATGCCCCAGTTTGCCAATGGCTTCAACTATAGACTGCTGAGCATTCTCATGGATATAGACTGCTTTTATAGCTTCCTTCGGGAATTCAATTTTATAGCCCGCGACATCTTTGCTGCGATCTGGTGTATTTCTCCCCGCTAATATCACCCTAGATTCGTTTTGTTTACTAAATTGTTCTCCAATCCTAGTGAACATCTTTAAAAAGAGTTGGTCCATACATTTCTCGCTTAGGCTTATTTCATTGATGGTCTTATAGATTTCCCCATCTTCAGTTTTTTCCCATAAGATATCATATTCGTTGGTGGATTTAAAAAGCGTGGGATCATTTAAGTATTCCACTTTTTTAAAACAATCACCGAGCCCGTAATTCTTGACAAAATGTTCCTCCAAAATATTCCTATCAAATTCCATTACAAGGCCGTTTTTCGCATTGGGGAATTTACCCAAGGTTGCAGGTGATGGCATATCTTCCGTAAAACAGCAGATTCCGGCTATTGCAGATTCTTCTGCAACATCAACATTATCCTTAAATAGCCTCGTAAAAGCACTATTTATGGATTCGTTTTCTTTGATAAAGGCAAATACATTAGCATCATTGGTATCTTTAAATGCGCTGGGGCGGGAAAACCATAGATAGTGCTCTTTTATTTCCTCGACTGTCTTCTCATTAGCAGGCCTTACACGGTAAATTTTTGACATCTTAATCCACTTTTTAGACAAGTTTAATAATAAATTCCGGTTCACATAAACCTGTATGATATCGTATTGAAGCTTAATACACGGATTGAATCAAATTATGCCTAATCAGGGGATGAAGGCATTGCTCCCCAGACTGGACATAATTCGAACCATTTGGTGGAACAACTAAAGGTTTTAAATGAATTAAAAGTTGCCTAAAATAAAGATTCGATTCAACTATGGGCTGCGTAAACCTATTGTTATGAACCAGTAGGGGAAAAATATCCAACCGCTTTTTGGATGATTTAAGTCTGCTTGTAAGCTGATTAATGTATAAAGGTTGACGACATCATTGTCGTCAACCTAATGTAGAAAACGGTAGATTATCGAAGATAAACATTGCCCCGACTACTTTTCTTTGCAAAGAAAAGTAGCAAAAGAAACAATAGATTATACAGTCTCATGATTAACCTAAAAGAAATCAACTTAGTTTCTATTGGGTTTTTTCTTCGCAGACTGGACATAACTCGTACCACTTGGTGGAACAATCGAAGATTTTAACGATTTGCGAATAGCTTGATTTGCTTATTTGATCCCTTTCCGAGCGACTTTATTAGGAGAGGTTTACTGATTGAACCTATCCCGTATCTTTCATTAGCTTGCTGAGGCTAATTCGTTAAATTTTCTTCGAATACACGCAGTTCAGCAGTGCACTACTTTTACAATATTGAAGTCATCCGCCTCAAGTTCTTTCTTGGTAAGTGATTTGATTAGGTTGATTGTCGGTTCGCAAGTAATGATGATATTCGATATATTTGAGGGTGCTACTGCTTTGTGCAGATTTAAGCCTATTCCTAATGATTATATACTCAACCCAAAATAATAAATTAAGCCCATTAAAGGATTTACCTTTTAAATTAGAACGTGACCTGCAAAGAGTCTTTGAACAGAACCTTCCCGACATAACAGGGCTTGAGTTTATTAAATCTGAATTCATTATTAAAAATAGCCGGATAGATACGCTTGCTTTTGATAGCGAAAACAATGCATTTGTGATAATTGAGTATAAGAGGGATCGAAACTATAGCGTGGTTGACCAGGGAGTATCGTATCTGAATTTGATGCTCGAATACAAAGCTGATTTTATCATTGAGTATAATGAAAGCAAACAGAAAAATCTAAAGCGTGACCAAATTGATTGGAGTCAAAGTAAGGTTGTGTTTGTTTCTAATGCTTTTACTGATTTCCAAAAACAGTCCACTAATTTTAAAGACCTTTCAATTGAGCTATGGGAAGTAAAAAGATTTAATGGCGATATAATCGTTATTAATCCCATAAAAAAATCGGCATCAGCACCGAGTATTAAGCCAATTGCAGAACAGAACAAACAGTTGGAGA
This Mucilaginibacter defluvii DNA region includes the following protein-coding sequences:
- a CDS encoding Crp/Fnr family transcriptional regulator, which gives rise to MHIALSADEEKRVLALFEQKNLARRTLLLQPGETDRHLYFVKSGCLRMFYTDKEGQEHNIGFYPENWWACDIVSFFKQKPTVNAIQALEDSEVYYISLSRLEELFAEIPKFERFFRTLIQNGFDLYQKRITSNLSKTAEQRYLEFRKRYPGLESRIAQKQIAAYLGITPAFLSMMRKEKQL
- a CDS encoding DUF4834 family protein, giving the protein MGLLRFLFIAIAVLYAVRLIARLLLPMFFKSILNKAQQQANSQYQQQQQPPRKPEGSIRVDYVPHEKRSSVPDSEGEYVSYEEVK
- a CDS encoding helix-turn-helix domain-containing protein gives rise to the protein MYIKKIAPSLNCGLDLVGEVLYGKWKIRILWFIYQGHLRPSELQRKIPDATRRVLNVQLKELEDHELVTRTIYPVMPPKVEYNLTEFGKTLIPLVQSIGLWGDEHQERLRRVILQQSALLNKPGI
- a CDS encoding SDR family oxidoreductase, which codes for MKEQINYSNELSGKIALVTGGTKGAGKAIAGRLKAAGAIVVIAARNKPDQEDPDMHFIPADLSLRGTADSVANAILDKYGRLDILINNLGASETPAGGFAVLNDEHWESAINTNLFAPVRLDRAFLPQMIERGNGVIIHIASIQGSLPLYDATLPYAAAKAGLINYSKGLSKEVTAKGVRVLTVSPGWIKTENVKYFLERIAKSSNSSIEEAEQSVITALGGIPAGRPAEPEEVAELVGFLASPRANYLSGTEFIIDGGTIPTI
- a CDS encoding acyltransferase; translation: MNNITLSSKPHYPILDGLRGVAAIIVVTFHLAEPLGTGHLDIIVNHGYLAVDFFFLLSGFVIGYAYDDRWPKMTFGIFFRLRVERLQPLVILGMTLGAIGFYFTDSTLWPLIHTVPIWRMLLVMLIGYTILPIPLSMDIRGWQEMHPLNSVGWSLFFEYIANILYGLWIRKFSNTALSVLVAISAIALAQLAISYGDVSGGWTLNTEQVRIGLTRTMYPFFAGLLLSRVAKPTHIKHAFLLCSILVAAALYMPRIGGAEHLWRNGLYESFCIIILFPLIVYLGASGVVQTQAERKICRFLGDISYPLYLVHYPLVYFYVAWISNNKGVTVAQAWPYALAILVGAIILAYIALKWYDEPVRRWLRSKRQTI
- a CDS encoding DUF5655 domain-containing protein → MIIYSTQNNKLSPLKDLPFKLERDLQRVFEQNLPDITGLEFIKSEFIIKNSRIDTLAFDSENNAFVIIEYKRDRNYSVVDQGVSYLNLMLEYKADFIIEYNESKQKNLKRDQIDWSQSKVVFVSNAFTDFQKQSTNFKDLSIELWEVKRFNGDIIVINPIKKSASAPSIKPIAEQNKQLEKVSKEIKTFTEEEHIARVPEDIAELYNTFKTAILNLNPDIEIQAKKDYIAFKKGTNIIDITLLKRYLKMWINLKKGSLDDPKNLMRDVSEIGHWGNGDYEVIVENDFDLEYIMSLVKQALIK
- the uvrB gene encoding excinuclease ABC subunit UvrB, encoding MDFKLTSEYQPTGDQPTAIKQLVEGVNNGDQYQTLLGVTGSGKTFTVANVIAQTQRPTLILSHNKTLAAQLYGEFKQFFPENAVNYFVSYYDYYQPEAFIPTTNTYIEKDLQINDEIEKLRLRTTSALMSGRRDVIVVSSISCIYGMGNPEDFANSVFKFAVGTRISRNAFLHRLVEILYARTTADFKRGTFRVKGDVVDIFPAYMDHAYRVSFFGDDIEELSTFDITTGKTIEKMTHMVLYPANLYVAPRERFQQSVWAIQEELETRKKQFIDDGRFLEAKRLEERVNYDLEMIRELGYCSGIENYSRFFDGRQPGARPFCLLDYFPDDYLMVIDESHVTVPQIRAMYGGDRSRKVSLVDYGFRLPAAMDNRPLNFQEFERLAPQTIYVSATPGDYELEKSEGVVVEQVIRPTGLLDPVIDIRPIINQVDDLLEEVDQTIKKGDRVLVTTLTKRMAEELAKYMDKLGIKCRYIHSEVKTLERVEILRGLRLGEFDVLIGINLLREGLDLPEVSLVAILDADKEGFLRSERSLIQTIGRAARNDRGRVIMYADTITDSMQITMDETNRRREKQIAYNTEHGIVPRTVGKSKEAIIEQTSVVDFKGGVQKAYVEQDTVSLAADPIVQYMSKPDLKKSIDNTRKDMLAAAKNMDFLLAAKLRDEMFALEKMMEERFGGK
- a CDS encoding nuclear transport factor 2 family protein → MELPKLIERFVATQNNFDSKAFVECFMDTAIVHDEGKTYTGKEEIRQWIEDANEKYQTVTKPLNYEEVGSEGTLTAEVSGTFTGSPIVLQFHLGLKNNLIDSFRVTG
- a CDS encoding family 43 glycosylhydrolase yields the protein MKKALNLMLMLWASATILLSGCKKQEAPVTNQSNPGPGKTTHAASPIFTNALPSIDNGSYYDPWVIHIGGFYYYCGSDGGRLYITKSATLQSLLQQTKTYIFTPPAGTGYSSNLWAPELHYRGGRWYVYFAADNGNNDNHRMYVLEGGTNASDPLAGGYAYKAKLTPTTDRWAIDGHPFDYNGEQYFVWSGWEGTTNVSQYLYIAKMSNPYTISGERVEISRPDYAWEKVGTPTVNEGPTSLISGSTVNIIYSASGSWTNDYCLGRITCTNGNLMAKSSWVKQSTAAFSRFGNVYGPGHASFVKSPDNIQWWIVYHSANSDGSGWDRRVMAQQFSWDGDIPYFGIPIEKGIPIPSPSIGSAYAMPIANGTYRIKSKVTSQCVDVPSGSNTPGLQIQQYTDNGNIAQKWVFTSLGNGYYKIKSAASNLCLDNAGGSLSAGNIMIQWTDNNNIAQQWRVQDMGNGYFKLINRRSLFALNVPQSNQTPGTKLEQWFENQYDAELWQIIP